One genomic window of Gallus gallus isolate bGalGal1 chromosome 34, bGalGal1.mat.broiler.GRCg7b, whole genome shotgun sequence includes the following:
- the LOC112530867 gene encoding serine/arginine repetitive matrix protein 1-like produces MSHNLPVPPLQAPWLLDTLVSRVAPVASLTHSGHLVVFPMFQKQVAPKPPPRIFRKASGDLHGEGKQKKEGALPPLVQGKKVRFAEVPTYIRRFSVASTAGQSSRSRRSLQQESFSSSPLPAILRTSEAREQPVTWQPQGQAGNEGQEHLGQTTGKKHVRFRGDEQGAGEDREAGAAAMWKAKASHPQVAGRQVASRIKDRRCSLRAESSLSRDTKGHAFRPPLLHRDSVKLLRQRQMAKKDRPAQAEPQETAASPSHHECSLPEEPSTCRSGLLPPTRNRPESPRSPPPRTTAPRRRPPTPYPFLPRDSVKLLRQRQMATKDRPAQAEPQETAASPSHRECSLPEEPSTSRSGLLPPIRNRPESPRSPPPRTKAARRRPPTPYPR; encoded by the exons ATGTCCCacaacctccctgttcctcccctgcaggccccctggctgctggacacgCTGGTGTCCCGGGTGGCACCGGTGGCCTCCCTGACGCACTCTGGCCACCTCGTCGTCTTCCCCAT gTTTCAGAAGCAGGTTGCACCCAAACCACCGCCCAGGATATTCCGCAAGGCCTCCGGAGATCTCCATGGTgaggggaagcaaaagaaagaaggggctttgccacctcttgtccagggcaagaaag TGAGGTTTGCTGAAGTGCCAACGTACATCAGACGCTTCAGCGTTGCAAGTACTGCTGGACAAAGctcaagaagcagaagaagcttacagcaggagagcttttcgtccag tCCGCTGCCAGCGATCCTGAGAACGTCTGAAGCCCGCGAGCAGCCGGTGACCTGGCAGCCgcagggccaggcaggaaaCGAAGGCCAAGAACACCTGGGccaaacaacaggaaaaaaacatgtccGGTTCCGCGGAGATGAACAAGGAGCGGGAGAGGACCGTGAGGCTGGAGCGGCGGCCATGTGGAAAGCAAAGGCCTCGCACCCTCAGGTTGCCGGGAGGCAGGTGGCATCTCGCATCAAAGACAGGAGATGTTCATTAAGAGCTgagtccagcctgtccagggaTACCAAAGGCCATGCATTCCGGCCGCCGTTACTGCATCGTGACTCTGTGAAactactcaggcagaggcagatggccaagaaggacagGCCGGCGCAGGCAGAACCTCAGGAGACGGCGGCATCACCGTCTCACCAtgagtgcagcctgcctgaggagccctccacctgcagatctggtttgctgccacCCACACGCAACAGACCAGAGTCTCCCAGGAGTCCGCCTCCAAGGACcacagccccgcgccgcaggcCGCCAACACCCTACCCGTTTCTGCCACGTGACTCTGTCAAactactcaggcagaggcagatggccaCGAAGGACAGGCCGGCACAGGCAGAACCTCAGGAGACGGCGGCATCACCGTCTCACcgtgagtgcagcctgcctgaggagccctccaccagccgatctggtttgctgccacCCATACGCAACAGACCAGAGTCTCCCAGGAGTCCGCCTCCAAGGACCAAAGCCGCGCGCCGCAGGCCGCCAACACCCTACCCACGCTGA
- the LOC112530924 gene encoding serine/arginine repetitive matrix protein 1-like isoform X1: MSHNLPVPPLQAPWLLDTLVSRVAPVASLTHSGHLVVFPMFQKQVAPKPPPRIFRKASGDLHGEGKQKKEGALPPLVQGKKVRFAEVPTYIRRFSVASTAGQSSRSRRSLQQESFSSSPLPAILRTSEAREQPVTWQPQGQAGNEGQEHLGQTTGKKHVRFRGDEQGAGEDREAGAAAMWKAKASHPQVAGRQVASRIKDRRCSLRAESSLSRDTKGHAFRPPLLHRDSVKLLRQRQMAKKDRPAQAEPQETAASPSHHECSLPEEPSTCRSGLLPPIRNRPESPRSPPPRTTAPRRRPPTPYPFLPRDSVKLLRQRQMATKDRPAQAEPQETAASPSHRECSLPEEPSTSRSGLLPPIRNRPESPRSPPPRTKARAPQAANTLPTLSRAWGARDRQSCP; the protein is encoded by the exons ATGTCCCacaacctccctgttcctcccctgcaggccccctggctgctggacacgCTGGTGTCCCGGGTGGCACCGGTGGCCTCCCTGACGCACTCTGGCCACCTCGTCGTCTTCCCCAT gTTTCAGAAGCAGGTTGCACCCAAACCACCGCCCAGGATATTCCGCAAGGCCTCCGGAGATCTCCATGGTgaggggaagcaaaagaaagaaggggctttgccacctcttgtccagggcaagaaag TGAGGTTTGCTGAAGTGCCAACGTACATCAGACGCTTCAGCGTTGCAAGTACTGCTGGACAAAGctcaagaagcagaagaagcttacagcaggagagcttttcgtccag tCCGCTGCCAGCGATCCTGAGAACGTCTGAAGCCCGCGAGCAGCCGGTGACCTGGCAGCCgcagggccaggcaggaaaCGAAGGCCAAGAACACCTGGGccaaacaacaggaaaaaaacatgtccGGTTCCGCGGAGATGAACAAGGAGCGGGAGAGGACCGTGAGGCTGGAGCGGCGGCCATGTGGAAAGCAAAGGCCTCGCACCCTCAGGTTGCCGGGAGGCAGGTGGCATCTCGCATCAAAGACAGGAGATGTTCATTAAGAGCTgagtccagcctgtccagggaTACCAAAGGCCATGCATTCCGGCCGCCGTTACTGCATCGTGACTCTGTGAAactactcaggcagaggcagatggccaagaaggacagGCCGGCGCAGGCAGAACCTCAGGAGACGGCGGCATCACCGTCTCACCAtgagtgcagcctgcctgaggagccctccacctgcagatctggtttgctgccacCCATACGCAACAGACCAGAGTCTCCCAGGAGTCCGCCTCCAAGGACcacagccccgcgccgcaggcCGCCAACACCCTACCCGTTTCTGCCACGTGACTCTGTCAAactactcaggcagaggcagatggccaCGAAGGACAGGCCGGCACAGGCAGAACCTCAGGAGACGGCGGCATCACCGTCTCACcgtgagtgcagcctgcctgaggagccctccaccagccgatctggtttgctgccacCCATACGCAACAGACCAGAGTCTCCCAGGAGTCCGCCTCCAAGGACCAAAGCCCGCGCGCCGCAGGCCGCCAACACCCTACCCACGCTGAGCAGGGCATGGGGTGCCCgggacagacagagctgcccctga